The sequence GCTGCTCCTTGCTCTGCGCGGGCGACAACCCGCGCGAGGGGATTAATTACCGCGCGACAGGAAGGCGGTCAGCTCCGCCTTGTTCACCCCTCCCGACTTGTCGCTGTCGGCGGCGGCATAGGCCTGTCCGATCCACGCCTTCACTTCGGCCGATTCGGAATTGACGCTCGGGTCGGTCGCGGCGCGCAGCTTTTTCATCCACGCTGCGAACTCGGTATCGCTCAACTCGCCATTGCCGTCGCCGTCATAGGTCGGGAACTCCTGATCGACGATCCGGGCGACCTGCGCGGGAGTCGCCGCCGTCCCCGACGGCGCGGGCTCGCTCGCGGCCGACGGCGCCGAGGCATCGGGTGCCGGGGCCGGGCTGGTCGTATCGGGCACCGGTGCGGGGGTCGTCGGCTCCATGCTCGTCGACGGGTTGGCGGGATCGCTGGCCGGCGGGGTCGCCTGCGCGAACGCCGGAACGGCGACAGCGGCGGCACCGATCAAAAGCAGTTGTTTCAGCACAATCATTCTCCTCTGCGGCGACGTTGAACGGTTTGCGACCTGTCGCCTTGATGATGGGGGCACCCAAGCAACCCACCGCATTTCGCCAGGTTGCGGCGTCGCGGCATTTGGCGAAACGCCCCGTCCCTGCTAGGGGGCGCCCCGTCGCGGCTCCGCCGGGATTTTGCGACAAGGCGCCCGATAAGGAAGGAAATTCAATGGTTCCGCGTTATGCACGGCCGGAAATGACGGCGATCTGGTCGGCCGAGAATCGCTTTTCCATCTGGTTCGAGATTGAAGCGCATGCGACCGACGCGCTCGCCGAACTGGGCATTGTTCCGCAATCGGCGGCGAAGGCGCTGTGGGACTGGTGGGCGACGCGGCCCGTCATCGACGTCGCCGCAATCGACGCGATCGAAGCGGTGACCAAGCATGACGTGATCGCCTTCCTCACCTGGGTCGCCGAAAATGTCGGCGACGAAGCGCGCTTCATGCACCAGGGGATGACGTCGAGCGACGTGCTCGACACCTGCCTTGCGGTGCAACTGGCGCAGGCCGCCGACATATTGCTCGCGGACCTCGACGCCCTGCTCGCCGCGATCAAACGCCGCGCTTTCGAGCACAAGTTCACGCCGACGATCGGGCGCAGCCACGGCATCCACGCCGAACCCGTCACCTTCGGACTGAAAATGGCCGAAGCCTATGCCGAGTTTTCGCGCTGCAAGGCACGGCTCCAGGCGGCGCGCGCCGAAATCGCGACCTGCGCCATTTCGGGTGCGGTCGGCACCTTCGCGAATATCGACCCGCGCGTCGAGGCGCATGTCGCGGCCAAGCTCGGCCTTGCGGTCGAGCCCGTCTCGACGCAGGTGATCCCGCGCGACCGTCACGCGATGTTCTTTGCGACGCTCGGCGTCATCGCCTCGTCGATCGAGCGGCTGGCGG is a genomic window of Sphingopyxis sp. FD7 containing:
- the purB gene encoding adenylosuccinate lyase, whose product is MVPRYARPEMTAIWSAENRFSIWFEIEAHATDALAELGIVPQSAAKALWDWWATRPVIDVAAIDAIEAVTKHDVIAFLTWVAENVGDEARFMHQGMTSSDVLDTCLAVQLAQAADILLADLDALLAAIKRRAFEHKFTPTIGRSHGIHAEPVTFGLKMAEAYAEFSRCKARLQAARAEIATCAISGAVGTFANIDPRVEAHVAAKLGLAVEPVSTQVIPRDRHAMFFATLGVIASSIERLAVEVRHLQRTEVLEAEEYFSPGQKGSSAMPHKRNPVLTENLTGLARMVRSAAIPAMENVALWHERDISHSSVERFIGPDATITLDFALARLTGVIDKLLVYPARMQKNLDRMGGLVHSQRVLLALTQAGASREDSYALVQRNAMKVWESDGQLSLLELLKADADVTARLSADQLTELFDLDYHMKHVDTIFDRVFGAA
- a CDS encoding calcium-binding protein, producing MLKQLLLIGAAAVAVPAFAQATPPASDPANPSTSMEPTTPAPVPDTTSPAPAPDASAPSAASEPAPSGTAATPAQVARIVDQEFPTYDGDGNGELSDTEFAAWMKKLRAATDPSVNSESAEVKAWIGQAYAAADSDKSGGVNKAELTAFLSRGN